A part of Fervidobacterium thailandense genomic DNA contains:
- a CDS encoding adenine phosphoribosyltransferase yields MDLKAYIRNIPDFPQKGVIFRDITPLIKNPEAFKFAIDLIVEELRAYDFDLIVCPEARGFIVGAPIAYLLGKGFVPVRKPGKLPYQTVSDFYELEYGRAELHMHVDAVEPGQRVVIVDDVLATGGTALAIKKLVEKVGGVVVASAFLIELTYLNPRELFKDVPIIAPIKF; encoded by the coding sequence ATGGATTTGAAAGCCTACATTCGAAACATTCCTGATTTTCCACAAAAGGGTGTTATTTTCCGGGATATAACTCCGTTAATCAAGAACCCTGAAGCCTTTAAGTTTGCAATCGATTTAATCGTTGAAGAGTTAAGAGCGTACGATTTCGATTTGATAGTTTGTCCCGAAGCGCGCGGTTTTATCGTTGGCGCACCGATCGCCTACCTTTTGGGCAAAGGGTTCGTACCGGTAAGGAAACCTGGTAAGTTACCCTACCAGACGGTCAGTGATTTTTACGAGCTCGAGTACGGTCGCGCTGAGCTCCACATGCATGTAGATGCCGTTGAACCGGGGCAGAGGGTGGTCATTGTTGACGACGTTTTGGCAACGGGTGGTACCGCATTGGCGATAAAGAAGCTCGTTGAAAAAGTGGGTGGCGTGGTCGTTGCGTCGGCCTTCTTGATTGAACTTACGTATTTGAATCCGAGGGAGCTGTTCAAAGACGTTCCAATTATAGCACCGATAAAGTTCTAA